TCGAGCTTCTGCTTCTCGATGTGAGCACCATCAAGACCATCCTCACCATACACGAACTCGACAATGTCGCCCATTGAGTTGCGAACAGTACCATCGTACTTGACCATGACATCCTCAAGCGCCTTAACGAGACGACGCTGGATGTAACCAGTCTCAGCGGTCTTGACAGCGGTATCAATAAGACCTTCGCGACCAGCCATGGCGTGGAAGAAGAACTCTGAAGGAGTCAAGCCGCGTAGGTACGAGTTCTCGACGAACCCTCGAGACTCTGGCGAGTAGTCATCCTTGGTGAAATGCGGCAGAGTTCGGTACTTGAATCCGAAAGGAATACGCTGACCTTCGACAGCCTGTTGTCCGACGAGAGACACCATCTGTGAGATATTGACAGTGGAACCCTTGGAACCAGAGATGACTGTGTTGACGACGTTGTTGAAATGCTTCAAACTGCTCTGAGCGGCGGTACCACCACCCTCACGACCTTCGTTGAGGAACTTCTGGACCTTCGACTCGAAAGTACCGCGAATCGTCATACCCGGCAGAGGCTCAAGCCTGTCCTGAGTAGCTGTGAGAATGATGTCTTCGACGTCCTTCTTAGCCTTTGCAACGTGCTCGGCAATCTTCTCAGAAGTAGCCGGGTCAGGAATGGCATCACCCACACCCATACTGAAACCGTGGTGCAACAGCCAGTAGCAAACAATGCGCTGACAAGCGTTGAAAAAGCCCACGGCGTCGAGGGGACTGAGTTCGTTGAAGATGATGTGAATGACACCACCGGCTGTAGCACCAACAACCTTCTTCGTGATTTGTCCGAATATAAGCTGGCCACCCATGATCATCAGACTCTTGTCGGCGATGTCGTTCCATGGCCCAGGCTTGGAATCGTCGTCAAGCTTGACAATGTTAACCTCCTTCGCCATAGCCATGCTCATAATCTGCTTTCCGGTCCAGAGAGAGCGAGGCTTCAGGATCGCAGGCTCCGGAACAATACCGTCCCATTCTGGAACCCACATCATGATGTTCATGACTTGTTCGATAGGCAAGAACTCGTCACGACGGGTCATCTTGTAAGCACCCAACAGTGTGTCCTGGACGATGCCCATCAGGGGCGAGTTCTTCTGAGGCGACACAATCTGCTTGGGAACCATGCAGAGGTTCTGAACCTCAGCTCGAGTCTCATCGCTCTGGGGGACGTGAAGATTCATCTCGTCACCATCGAAATCGGCGTTGTAAGGAGATGTGACAGACAGGTTGAGACGGAAAGTCGAGTATGGCATGACCTTGACGCGGTGACCCATCATAGACTCCTTGTGCAGCGAGGGCTGACGGTTGAAGATGAtgacgtcgtcgtcgttgatGTGGCGCTCGACTTTCCACCCGTACTGCAGTCGCAGATCGTCGAGGTTCTTGTTGTGCTTGAGATCAAGACGTACTCCATCGGCCTTGATCACGTAGTTGGCACCGGGGTGCTGGTTGGGACCGTTGCGTACCAGTCCAGTCAGTTTGCTGATGTTGAACTTGGTGACGACCTCGGGGTAGGTGAGAGTGCGAGCAATCGAACGTGGTACACCGACCTGGTCCAAAGACAGGTTGGGGTCACCTGTGATGACAGTACGTGCGGAGAAGTCGACACGCTTACCCATCAAGTTGCCTCGGAGACGGCCCTCCTTGCCCTTTAGACGACCACGAATCGTCTTGAGTGGGCGGCCGGACTTCTGCATGGCCTGTGGTACACCGTTTGCGTCGTTGTCCATGTATGTTGCCACATGGTACTGAAGCAGAGTATCAAACTCAGTAAGAACGTGCTGCGGTGATCCGTCCTGAATACACTGCAAGACACGGCTGTTGGCGCGGATGATATCGCCCAGCTTGTACGTCAAATCGTCCTCACCGCGCATACCCTGTCCTGTGCCGTCGACGGAAATACTGGGACGAACTGGTGGTGGGGGAACAGGCAGGACGGTCAGAACCATCCACTCCGGACGAGCGTAGTCCTTGTTCAGACCGAGCATCTGGAGCGTCTCGTCGGACAGCAGCTTGAAGATGTTGAGTGACGTCTGCGGGGTAATGACCTCCTTGCGGTCACCCTGGCCGTCAtcctcttccttcttcttctgtttcCAAGTGCCAGTGAGCTTGAGACCCTCCTTGCGGATGGTGTCAGGTTGCGGGTTGCCACAACCGCCATGAGGACGGCGGGCCTTCTTAGGGTCCTCGTCCGTGGTGTCCTGCTCACAGACTCGCCGTGTCCGGGACATGCGCCAAATCTTGTCAAATCGCCGTTTTGCATCCTTGGTCTTCATAGCTTGATCCCAGTCTGGATGGTTCTAGCAGTGACGGTCAGCACACGAAGTCCAACCGGCTGAAAAGTTCGTCTTCACGAGGAAGACTTACGGTATCAGCGAGAATCAAGCCACAGCTGTGGCACACTGTCTCAAGAATCTTCTTGATCTTGACGACAAAACCTGCATGTGTCAGTAACGTGCTGGCAGATGTTCCAGAGAAGGGAGAACTCACCGACATGGAAGACGGGAGTGGCCAACTCGATGTGGCCAAAATGCCCAGGACAGACCTGGATGTCTTCCTTGCACGTCGCGCACGAGTACATGCGGTCGATAGTGCCGAGCTTGGGATCGTTGAGACCCTGTTCACGGGGCTTCTTGTTGTCCTCGTCCATGGTCTCAGGGTAGATGATGTGCACCACGCTCATAGCCTTGATCTCCTCGGGGGAGAGCAGCCCGAACTGGATCTCCTTGATGGTCCGGAGCGGACATTTCGATACTGCTGGCGCGCCAGGCGGCATGTTGGCGGTATGGAAGGGAGGTTGCGGCAAGGCGTTTCGCTGGAAATCGTTTTATCGATCTAGGCGGCCGGGTGGAGGCGTGTGCGGATGGTCACAGCTGGGTGCTCGTCCGCGTATTAGGGGGGGTGTAAAGGTGCCGTAGTAGCTGGTGCGCCTGCTGGCCGCGCTCGCAGATGGAGCTGGTGCGCCGCGCGCGCTGGAAGTGATGTGGTCGAAGAATAGCGCCCGGGGGCGGAGGCTGCTGGGGCTCGGGGGCTCGCCGGGGTCGCGCCTGCTGCGGAAGGCGTGCGCGCGCGATTGGAGCTCGCCGGTGCAGTCGGGCGTGCTGGCAGAGGTGGAAGACGCGCTCTGGGGGGGCAGACCGGTCGCGGAGAGATGGGGGGATGGTGGTGGGAGTGGGTGGGCGTGCAGTCTCAAAGGGCGCCGTCAAAGAGGCAGAAGCGGCGAACGGCGCCAAGCCAGCCACTAGCGCCGCGGaaatgctgctgctgccgtcgCAGTCGCAACAACGCGAGCGAGACGAGTCGAGGCAACATCTGCGACGCGTGCTCGGTCCCTCCCCTGCGCGCATGGACAGCAGCCCCGGCTTCGAAGATGCTGCCAACTGAGCACGCCACTCTGCACCCCGCGCCGCCATGAATCTGTCTCTCGTCGACCCCTTCGTCCTCGCGCAGGACTGCCCCGATGTCATCACCGGCCGTCTGCGTGAGTGCGCTGCATCTGCTGCTCGACTGCACATAGCTCACAACATGCAGGCAGCGGCCACTCCACGTCCATCCGCTTCAGCCATCGCGGCGACCTGCTTGCCTCGGGACGTGTATGCACACCCTACTACATGGTCCATGCCCCACACTGATATCCTGTAGCACGATGGCATCGTCGTCATCTTTGACATTGAGACCAACGGCGTCGCCCG
This genomic interval from Ascochyta rabiei chromosome 5, complete sequence contains the following:
- a CDS encoding DNA-directed RNA polymerase II subunit RPB1, whose translation is MPPGAPAVSKCPLRTIKEIQFGLLSPEEIKAMSVVHIIYPETMDEDNKKPREQGLNDPKLGTIDRMYSCATCKEDIQVCPGHFGHIELATPVFHVGFVVKIKKILETVCHSCGLILADTNHPDWDQAMKTKDAKRRFDKIWRMSRTRRVCEQDTTDEDPKKARRPHGGCGNPQPDTIRKEGLKLTGTWKQKKKEEDDGQGDRKEVITPQTSLNIFKLLSDETLQMLGLNKDYARPEWMVLTVLPVPPPPVRPSISVDGTGQGMRGEDDLTYKLGDIIRANSRVLQCIQDGSPQHVLTEFDTLLQYHVATYMDNDANGVPQAMQKSGRPLKTIRGRLKGKEGRLRGNLMGKRVDFSARTVITGDPNLSLDQVGVPRSIARTLTYPEVVTKFNISKLTGLVRNGPNQHPGANYVIKADGVRLDLKHNKNLDDLRLQYGWKVERHINDDDVIIFNRQPSLHKESMMGHRVKVMPYSTFRLNLSVTSPYNADFDGDEMNLHVPQSDETRAEVQNLCMVPKQIVSPQKNSPLMGIVQDTLLGAYKMTRRDEFLPIEQVMNIMMWVPEWDGIVPEPAILKPRSLWTGKQIMSMAMAKEVNIVKLDDDSKPGPWNDIADKSLMIMGGQLIFGQITKKVVGATAGGVIHIIFNELSPLDAVGFFNACQRIVCYWLLHHGFSMGVGDAIPDPATSEKIAEHVAKAKKDVEDIILTATQDRLEPLPGMTIRGTFESKVQKFLNEGREGGGTAAQSSLKHFNNVVNTVISGSKGSTVNISQMVSLVGQQAVEGQRIPFGFKYRTLPHFTKDDYSPESRGFVENSYLRGLTPSEFFFHAMAGREGLIDTAVKTAETGYIQRRLVKALEDVMVKYDGTVRNSMGDIVEFVYGEDGLDGAHIEKQKLDIITSSEAKFEKTFKLDVVNTAKPPIPASQLEVASAIQGDVEVQQYLDEEFEQIKIDREYLRDFIEDDDSQQFQLPLNIQRMIESAQARFGIKPQQDRSNLEPIQTITKVRELLDRLVVIRGDDEISREAQESATYLFKSHLRSRLAFKRLVIEYRLNKKALDYILGELEERFLKAAVAPGEMVGVLAAQSIGEPATQMTLNTFHFAGVSSKNVTLGVPRLKEILNIAANIKTPSMLVRQQDASGDQQAAKLLRSRIELTTLRSLTHAVELYYDPEIKSTLIEQDEDMVDSYYIFGEDEDNIASQSKWLLRIVLDRKKLLDRDISIQEVANTIKEEFKPNLAVIFSDENADEQIIRVRFIWDGNLQKDEEDEDERDERWMRKLEKHLLDDVTLRGVRGIERAFIRELKVVAENDDRSLILSKNDPRCNEWVLDTTGTALADVLAIDGVNPTKTYCNSFIEILGVLGIEAARAGLLKELGMVLSFDGSYVNHRHMALLVDIMTQRGLLMAITRHGINRNDTGALMRCSFEETVEILLEAAGFGELDDCRGVSENVMLGQLAPMGTGEFDVVMDNAMLLTMVEDNSKVMGGAAAAGNYLDSGAATPYDLGSPTYEGGMGMGGYDASFSPLAAAGGDTGGLTEYQPNFENGGFSPFNPAGRSPGYAPMSPGYPGASPTSPGYSPTSPGYSPTSPGISSPRFGATSPGYAATSPQYSPTSPSYSPTSPAYGSPTSPSYSPTSPSYSPTSPSYSPTSPSYSPTSPAHRGATSPHYSPTSPAYSPTSPAYSPTSPQFGVSNDRRSPASPTSPAYSPASPQYSPTSPTGNAAYSPTSPKFSPTSPGAAPYSASSPKWSPTSPSYSPSSPKQ